In one Bacteroides intestinalis DSM 17393 genomic region, the following are encoded:
- a CDS encoding helix-hairpin-helix domain-containing protein, translating into MKLLKLGVFLSMLLMTPVLEAQNTSVSLWEENIEQLSMDEEEKNWEDELEELSDRLHEPVNINVTTKHELEQFSFLSDIQIENILAYVYIHGQMQTIYELQLVEEMDKHTIDLLLPFVCVHPVAEKKGFPRLKSLLKYGKQEVLTRLDVPFYIRKGYQKNYLGPAMYHSLRYGYRYGDYLQMGVTAEKDAGEPFFALHNEKGYDYYSIYFLLRNLGKLKTLALGNYRLSFGQGLVVSTDFRLGKTYSLSTVDNRNSGIRKHSSTDEYNYFRGAAATVEVIPALQLSGFYSHRSMDGVIEGNEITSIYKTGLHRTEKEADKVNAFTLQLMGGNITYEKNNLKVGMTGIYYFFNRSYQPVLRTYAKYNLQGNYFHNVGVDYKYRWNRFTLTGEAAMGKQGYSLLNQLKYNILTGYQLLIVHRYYSHDYWAMFARSFGESSAPQNENGWYLATEASPLAHWKFFASLDLFSFPWWKYRISKPSQGVDGMFQSLYSPKRNLSMYVNYRYKRKERDVAGTDGKVILPTYQHSLRYRLTYSPDHLQLRTTVDYNHFHSQGQEGSQGYQFTQSCSYAFSFPIKISVQGTYFHTDDYDSRIYASEKGLLYTFYTPSFYGQGFRFSACVRYDVNKVFMFLVKFGQTIYEDRENIGSGNDLIQGNKKADLQMQLRIKI; encoded by the coding sequence ATGAAATTACTCAAGTTGGGAGTTTTTCTGAGTATGCTGTTGATGACTCCTGTACTTGAAGCCCAAAATACAAGTGTGTCCCTATGGGAAGAGAACATAGAGCAACTCTCTATGGATGAGGAAGAAAAGAATTGGGAAGATGAGCTTGAAGAGCTTTCCGATCGTTTGCACGAACCTGTTAATATTAATGTTACTACTAAACATGAATTAGAGCAATTTTCTTTTCTTTCGGATATTCAAATTGAAAATATCTTGGCTTATGTGTATATACACGGGCAGATGCAAACTATTTATGAACTGCAATTGGTGGAAGAAATGGATAAGCATACCATTGACTTGCTACTCCCTTTTGTTTGTGTGCATCCTGTTGCGGAAAAGAAAGGTTTTCCCCGGTTGAAAAGTCTGTTGAAATATGGTAAGCAGGAGGTATTAACCCGGCTGGATGTGCCCTTTTATATCCGTAAAGGTTATCAGAAAAATTATTTGGGACCTGCAATGTATCATTCTCTGAGATATGGGTATCGTTATGGAGATTACCTCCAAATGGGAGTTACAGCAGAAAAGGATGCAGGAGAACCTTTCTTTGCCTTGCATAATGAAAAAGGATATGATTATTATTCTATTTACTTTCTGCTTCGTAATCTGGGTAAGTTGAAAACGTTGGCATTGGGAAATTACAGATTAAGTTTCGGGCAAGGGTTGGTAGTCAGCACTGATTTCCGTTTAGGGAAAACTTATTCTCTCTCAACGGTGGATAACCGTAATAGTGGTATCCGGAAGCATAGTTCTACGGATGAATATAATTATTTCAGGGGTGCTGCGGCAACAGTGGAGGTTATCCCTGCACTTCAGTTATCCGGTTTTTATTCACATCGTTCTATGGATGGAGTCATAGAAGGGAATGAAATTACCTCTATTTATAAAACCGGATTGCATCGTACGGAGAAGGAAGCAGATAAAGTAAATGCTTTCACTTTACAGTTGATGGGTGGAAATATTACCTATGAAAAGAACAATCTAAAAGTAGGAATGACAGGTATTTACTACTTTTTCAACCGTAGTTATCAACCGGTATTAAGAACCTATGCCAAGTATAATCTGCAAGGGAATTACTTTCATAATGTGGGGGTAGATTATAAATATCGTTGGAATCGATTTACTCTGACAGGTGAAGCAGCTATGGGTAAACAAGGTTATTCACTGTTGAACCAGTTGAAATATAACATATTAACCGGTTATCAACTGCTGATTGTTCATAGATATTATAGCCATGATTACTGGGCAATGTTTGCACGTTCGTTTGGTGAAAGTAGTGCACCGCAAAATGAAAATGGTTGGTATCTGGCTACCGAAGCATCGCCTTTGGCACATTGGAAGTTCTTCGCTTCTTTGGATTTATTTTCTTTTCCCTGGTGGAAATACCGCATCAGTAAACCGTCGCAAGGTGTGGATGGTATGTTTCAATCACTCTATTCTCCTAAGCGAAATTTATCTATGTATGTTAATTATCGCTATAAGCGAAAAGAGAGAGATGTGGCGGGTACGGATGGAAAAGTTATCCTTCCTACTTATCAGCATAGTCTTCGTTACCGACTGACTTATTCACCGGATCATCTACAGTTACGAACAACGGTGGATTATAATCATTTTCATTCGCAGGGGCAGGAGGGAAGCCAGGGATATCAGTTTACACAATCCTGCTCGTATGCTTTTTCTTTTCCTATAAAGATATCTGTGCAGGGTACTTATTTCCATACGGATGATTACGATTCCCGTATTTATGCTTCTGAAAAAGGATTGCTTTATACCTTTTATACACCTTCGTTTTATGGGCAAGGATTTCGTTTTTCTGCTTGTGTCCGGTATGATGTGAACAAAGTTTTTATGTTCCTTGTTAAATTCGGGCAGACTATCTACGAAGATCGTGAAAATATTGGTTCGGGTAACGACCTGATACAAGGAAACAAAAAAGCCGACTTACAAATGCAACTTCGTATAAAGATTTAG
- a CDS encoding radical SAM protein has protein sequence MTVIYPSPIFGPVHSRRLGVSLGINLLPEDGKVCSFDCIYCECGFNADHRPKKALPTREEVRDALEARLQDMQQNGPQPDVLTFAGNGEPTAHPHFPEIIEDTLMLRDKYFPNAKVSVLSNSTFIHRPAVFDALNKIDNNILKLDTVDEDYIHTVDRPTGHYSIDEIIEHMKAFQGNCIIQTMFMKGSYQGKDVDNTSDKYVLPWLEVVKEIKPHQVMIYTIDRETPDHDLCKATHEELDRIASLIKEEGLPVSVSY, from the coding sequence ATGACTGTAATTTATCCGTCTCCCATTTTCGGTCCTGTTCATTCCCGCCGTTTGGGAGTATCCTTAGGGATTAACTTGTTGCCGGAAGATGGTAAGGTGTGTTCATTCGACTGCATTTATTGTGAATGCGGTTTCAATGCAGACCATCGTCCCAAGAAAGCATTGCCTACCCGCGAAGAGGTTCGCGATGCTCTTGAAGCCAGATTGCAAGATATGCAACAGAACGGACCTCAACCGGATGTATTGACCTTTGCCGGAAATGGTGAGCCTACAGCTCATCCGCATTTTCCTGAAATCATAGAAGATACGTTGATGCTTCGTGATAAGTATTTCCCGAATGCCAAAGTCAGTGTATTGAGTAATTCCACCTTTATTCACCGCCCTGCAGTGTTTGATGCGCTGAATAAGATAGATAACAACATATTGAAACTTGATACGGTAGACGAGGATTATATTCATACTGTGGATCGTCCTACAGGGCATTATTCCATAGACGAAATCATAGAACATATGAAAGCTTTTCAAGGAAACTGCATTATTCAGACCATGTTCATGAAAGGCAGTTATCAAGGGAAAGACGTGGATAATACTTCGGATAAGTACGTTCTTCCGTGGCTGGAGGTTGTGAAAGAGATAAAACCCCACCAGGTGATGATTTATACCATTGATCGTGAAACACCTGATCATGATCTTTGTAAGGCTACTCATGAAGAACTGGACCGCATTGCTTCTTTAATTAAAGAAGAAGGTCTTCCGGTTAGTGTTTCTTATTAA
- a CDS encoding DUF4294 domain-containing protein: MNARLNIFIIVVFLLFGTSLCQAQETKTEGYLVPMCIYEGDTIPYIKIPTVYIFKPLKFKNKKQLNEYNRLVYNVKKVLPISKEINRAVIETYEYMMTLPDEKSRQKHMKAVEKSLKEQYTPRMKKLSFSQGKLLIKLVDRQTNSTGYELVKAFMGPFKAGFYQTFAALFGASLKKQYDPTGDDALTERVILLVESGQL; the protein is encoded by the coding sequence ATGAACGCACGGCTGAACATATTCATTATCGTAGTCTTCCTTCTGTTCGGAACTTCCCTATGCCAGGCACAGGAAACGAAAACCGAAGGATACCTGGTTCCTATGTGCATTTACGAAGGAGACACTATCCCGTATATAAAGATACCTACCGTTTATATTTTCAAACCTCTCAAATTCAAGAACAAAAAACAGTTGAATGAATATAACCGACTGGTATATAACGTAAAGAAGGTATTGCCTATCTCCAAAGAAATCAACCGCGCAGTTATTGAAACTTACGAATATATGATGACTTTACCTGATGAGAAAAGCCGTCAGAAACACATGAAAGCGGTAGAAAAAAGCCTGAAAGAACAATATACTCCACGCATGAAAAAGCTTTCTTTCTCTCAAGGAAAGTTATTAATCAAGTTAGTGGACCGCCAAACCAATTCCACGGGTTACGAACTGGTAAAAGCCTTCATGGGACCTTTTAAAGCAGGTTTCTATCAGACTTTCGCCGCACTGTTCGGTGCCAGTCTGAAAAAACAATATGACCCTACTGGAGATGATGCGCTTACCGAACGGGTTATTCTGTTGGTAGAAAGCGGACAGCTCTAA
- a CDS encoding RNA methyltransferase — protein MRKLKITELNRISIEEFKEAEKLPLMVVLDNIRSLHNIGSVFRTSDAFRVECIYLCGITATPPHPEMHKTALGAEFTVDWKYVDNCVEAVDNLKKEGYTVYSVEQAEGSIMLDELSLDRTKKYAVVMGNEVKGVQQEVIDHSDGCIEIPQYGTKHSLNVSVTAGIVIWDLFKKLK, from the coding sequence ATGCGTAAACTGAAAATAACAGAACTGAATCGTATTAGTATAGAGGAGTTTAAGGAAGCTGAGAAGCTGCCTCTGATGGTGGTATTGGATAATATCCGCAGTCTTCATAACATTGGTTCTGTATTTCGTACTTCGGATGCTTTCCGGGTGGAATGTATCTACCTGTGTGGCATTACAGCTACTCCGCCCCATCCTGAGATGCATAAAACAGCTTTAGGTGCTGAATTCACTGTCGACTGGAAGTATGTTGATAACTGTGTTGAAGCTGTTGATAACCTTAAAAAGGAAGGATATACTGTTTATTCCGTAGAGCAGGCGGAAGGCAGTATCATGTTGGATGAGTTGTCTTTAGACCGTACTAAAAAGTATGCAGTAGTTATGGGCAATGAGGTGAAAGGAGTTCAGCAGGAGGTTATTGACCATTCTGATGGATGTATTGAGATACCCCAATATGGTACGAAACACTCATTGAACGTATCTGTAACTGCCGGTATCGTTATCTGGGATTTATTTAAGAAACTGAAATAA
- the nadA gene encoding quinolinate synthase NadA, translating into MYLSTLLTAYHHHQRIFKLEREIKNIIMNNLIEAIKQLKKEKNAIILGHYYQKGEIQDIADYVGDSLALAQWAAKTEADIIVMCGVHFMGETAKVLCPNKKVLVPDMAAGCSLADSCPADKFSQFVKEHPGYTVISYVNTTAAVKAVTDVVVTSTNAKQIVESFPKDEKIIFGPDRNLGNYINSITGRNMLLWDGACHVHEQFSVEKIVELKAQHPDAVVLAHPECKSVVLKLADVVGSTAALLKYAVNHPEKEYIVATESGILHEMQKKCPQTTFIPAPPNDSTCACNECSFMRLNTLEKLYNCLKDESPEIIVDPEIAEKAVKPIKRMLEISAKLGL; encoded by the coding sequence ATTTACTTGTCGACACTATTAACAGCCTATCATCACCATCAAAGGATTTTTAAATTAGAAAGAGAAATAAAAAATATAATTATGAATAATCTCATAGAAGCTATCAAGCAACTTAAAAAGGAGAAGAACGCGATTATTCTGGGGCACTATTACCAGAAGGGGGAAATACAGGATATAGCCGATTACGTCGGCGATAGTCTGGCATTAGCTCAATGGGCAGCTAAAACGGAAGCGGATATCATTGTGATGTGCGGTGTTCACTTTATGGGTGAAACAGCCAAAGTGCTTTGTCCGAATAAGAAAGTGCTGGTTCCTGATATGGCAGCCGGTTGTTCGTTGGCGGACAGTTGTCCGGCGGACAAGTTCAGTCAGTTTGTCAAAGAGCATCCCGGATATACGGTGATATCTTACGTGAATACGACAGCTGCCGTGAAAGCAGTGACAGATGTTGTGGTAACTTCTACCAATGCGAAGCAGATCGTGGAAAGTTTCCCCAAAGATGAGAAAATAATCTTTGGTCCTGACAGAAATCTGGGGAATTATATTAACTCTATCACGGGGCGCAATATGTTATTATGGGACGGCGCATGCCATGTACACGAACAATTCTCGGTTGAAAAGATTGTTGAATTAAAAGCGCAGCATCCCGATGCAGTGGTCTTGGCACATCCCGAATGTAAGAGTGTAGTTTTGAAGTTGGCTGATGTGGTAGGTTCAACCGCAGCATTGCTGAAGTATGCAGTGAATCATCCCGAGAAAGAGTATATTGTTGCTACCGAATCGGGCATCCTTCATGAGATGCAGAAGAAATGTCCGCAAACGACGTTTATTCCGGCTCCTCCTAACGATAGTACCTGTGCCTGCAATGAATGTAGCTTCATGAGATTAAATACGCTGGAAAAGCTTTATAATTGCTTGAAAGACGAATCTCCGGAAATAATAGTAGATCCTGAAATTGCCGAGAAAGCAGTGAAGCCTATCAAGAGGATGCTGGAGATTTCGGCAAAACTAGGGCTTTAA
- a CDS encoding sugar phosphate isomerase/epimerase family protein: MIMKNYLLTVLTTFCLTVPQACTTPQSPQKKEKEKKEVAIQLYSVRDLINNGGDLNKILKDLADMGYTSVEAANYNDGKFYGKTPQEFKQMVETNGMKVLSSHTSHGLSDKELSSGDFTEALAWWDQCIADHKAAGMEYIVTPWLGVPKTLKELQTYCDYYNEVGKRCNAAGLKYGYHNHAHEFQKVEDKEIMLDYMLQHTNPEYVFFQMDVYWVVRGDNSPVDYFNKYPGRFTMLHIKDHREIGQSGMVGYDAIFKNTDKAGVHHLVAEIEQYSCPVEESVKQSLDYLLEAPFVKASYCK; this comes from the coding sequence ATGATAATGAAGAATTATTTACTTACAGTGCTGACAACCTTCTGTCTGACTGTGCCACAAGCATGTACCACACCCCAATCCCCCCAAAAGAAGGAAAAAGAAAAAAAAGAAGTCGCCATACAACTCTATTCCGTGAGAGATTTGATAAACAATGGCGGAGACCTCAACAAAATTCTGAAAGACTTGGCAGATATGGGTTATACCAGTGTGGAAGCTGCTAACTACAATGATGGAAAATTCTATGGCAAGACGCCCCAAGAGTTTAAACAAATGGTAGAGACCAATGGAATGAAAGTACTTTCCTCACACACATCGCACGGCTTGTCGGACAAGGAATTATCTTCAGGTGACTTTACGGAAGCTCTGGCATGGTGGGATCAATGTATAGCTGATCACAAAGCTGCCGGTATGGAATACATTGTCACTCCATGGCTTGGCGTACCCAAGACTTTGAAAGAATTGCAGACCTACTGTGATTATTACAATGAAGTGGGCAAGCGTTGTAATGCTGCCGGACTGAAATACGGTTACCACAACCATGCTCACGAATTCCAAAAAGTAGAAGACAAGGAAATAATGCTGGATTATATGCTGCAACACACCAACCCCGAATATGTATTCTTCCAAATGGACGTTTACTGGGTAGTGCGTGGAGATAACAGCCCGGTAGATTACTTCAATAAATATCCCGGACGCTTCACAATGCTCCACATTAAAGACCACCGCGAAATAGGGCAAAGCGGTATGGTAGGTTACGATGCTATTTTTAAAAATACAGATAAAGCAGGTGTGCACCATTTAGTGGCAGAGATCGAACAATACAGTTGTCCTGTAGAAGAAAGTGTAAAGCAAAGCCTAGACTATTTACTTGAAGCTCCCTTTGTAAAAGCATCGTATTGCAAATAA